From the genome of Malus domestica chromosome 04, GDT2T_hap1, one region includes:
- the LOC139195062 gene encoding putative F-box protein At1g32020, giving the protein MEHKLTPPASASCQAQGVSSESGIDRFSDLPDEVAHHISFLNFKDLNRVGALSKRCRQFHLSVPSVDFHTDHWTDKEQIKQHVASLMSSFDRYLHFRGYNRMQRVWILLSFSNCNNETKYCGDQSRLLLKWIHNAVRCNVEDLDLYFSHCVTSSFSLPSFIFHSQSLRSLSVSMDIFESQVVEAPSLYFSSSLRYLSLSFVKIVDESLFASGISVGDVSWPTSTQLP; this is encoded by the coding sequence ATGGAGCATAAGCTTACGCCCCCGGCATCTGCAAGTTGTCAAGCTCAAGGAGTTTCCTCTGAAAGTGGAATAGACAGATTTAGTGATCTTCCGGACGAAGTTGCTCATCATATTTCCTTCCTTAATTTCAAAGACCTGAATCGAGTGGGTGCTCTGTCCAAAAGATGTAGACAATTTCATCTATCAGTTCCGAGTGTGGATTTTCATACAGATCACTGGACAGACAAAGAACAAATCAAACAGCATGTAGCGAGCCTGATGAGTTCTTTTGATAGATACTTGCATTTTCGTGGATATAACAGGATGCAACGAGTCTGGATTCTCTTGAGTTTCTCTAATTGCAATAACGAGACGAAATATTGTGGTGATCAATCTCGACTACTACTCAAGTGGATTCATAATGCAGTAAGGTGTAATGTTGAAGATCTTGATCTCTATTTCTCACACTGTGTTACTAGTTCTTTTTCGTTGCCATCTTTCATCTTCCATTCTCAATCCTTGCGCTCTCTATCGGTGTCCATGGATATATTCGAGTCACAGGTTGTTGAAGCGCCGTCTCTATACTTTTCTAGTAGTTTGCGTTACTTATCATTGAGTTTTGTTAAAATAGTAGATGAGAGTctgttcgcgtcaggaatttccgtcggggatgtttcctggccgacgagcacacagctcccctga
- the LOC103433564 gene encoding uncharacterized protein, producing MQRVCIGLSSFKYETVKKVSDDYSRVLKWIHNAVRCNAEELDLYFLYRVTSMLSLPSFIFHSQSLRSLSVSSGTRTLEIVEAPSLSFSSNLRYLSLSDVKIVDERIFKWISCCCKYLKELSLSSIKGTQNISIESSSLESFSFFNDDDDDDDDNDDCHLNISGEKLENIDMYWVEILLEPLKNEFDKVLEVLCSICSAQVLIINDKTIKALYKEGSTRTLILDNIRNLSIHCESLNNKLVPAVVSLLRRMPNLNIFCIKTRCHRLTPRTASRFGNEYWKLQNLAFIHQLKEVSIENSYGSNEIEFARYILEHAQNLKKMVIVHRDQNAPSKVAGMMTRSKMISAASVLIRQNPKHFYTITYYGPGISHCDFDISDSDSKSSDRDSDFQS from the exons ATGCAGCGAGTCTGCATCGGCTTGAGTTCCTTTAAATATGAAACAGTGAAGAAAGTTTCTGATGACTATTCTCGAGTACTCAAGTGGATTCATAATGCAGTAAGGTGTAatgctgaagagcttgatctctATTTCTTATACCGGGTTACTAGTATGTTGTCATTGCCATCTTTCATCTTCCATTCTCAATCTTTGCGCTCTTTATCGGTGTCCTCGGGTACACGCACTTTGGAGATCGTTGAAGCGCCGTCCCTATCCTTTTCTAGTAATCTCCGTTACTTATCATTGAGTGATGTTAAAATAGTAGACGAGAGGATTTTCAAATGGATCTCATGTTGCTGCAAATATCTCAAGGAATTAAGTCTTAGTTCTATCAAGGGTACACAAAATATCTCCATTGAAAGTTCGTCTTTGgaatccttttcttttttcaatgatgacgatgacgatgatgatgacAATGACGACTGCCATCTCAATATATCTGGTGAGAAACTTGAAAATATAGATATGTACTGGG TTGAGATTTTATTAGAGCCTCTGAAAAATGAGTTTGACAAAGTATTGGAGGTTCTTTGCAGTATATGCTCGGCACAAGTTCTTATTATAAACGACAAGACCATTAAG GCTCTGTACAAGGAAGGTTCCACGCGAACACTAATATTGGATAACATTCGGAACTTGAGCATACATTGTGAGAGCTTGAATAACAAGCTTGTTCCTGCTGTGGTCTCTCTTCTTAGGAGAATGCCTAATCTGAACATTTTCTGCATAAAGACTAGATGTCACAGATTGACTCCTAGAACA GCAAGTCGCTTTGGTAATGAGTACTGGAAACTGCAAAACCTTGCTTTTATTCACCAGCTTAAGGAGGTAAGCATAGAGAACTCCTATGGGTCTAATGAAATCGAGTTTGCAAGGTATATTCTCGAGCATGctcaaaatttgaagaaaatggtCATTGTTCATCGTGATCAAAATGCTCCATCAAAAGTGGCTGGGATGATGACTAGGAGCAAGATGATATCCGCTGCTTCAGTTCTCATTCGGCAGAACCCAAAGCACTTCTACACTATCACTTATTATGGTCCTGGGATCTCACATTGCGATTTTGATATCTCAGATAGTGATTCGAAGAGCTCAGATAGAGATTCTGACTTTCAGAGTTAA
- the LOC103408439 gene encoding reticulon-like protein B12, producing MGSSERLFNRQRTLHEILGASLVADVILWRQKNVTLVILLVTLSVWLVFEKSGYTLLSLASSVLLLLITTLFLWAKSAAVLNRPAPPLPELHLSEEMANEMASFIRIRLNALLSGFQNISLGKDSRLFFKVATSLLVIYFVGGLTDFLTLSYTSLVIVLTIPALYERCEDYVDKYVMMGYRKLLQLYVKLDYEYVSRFQNEDLVKKKLS from the exons atggGTTCATCCGAAAGGTTGTTCAACAGGCAGAGAACCCTTCACGAGATCCTTGGAGCAAGTCTTG TTGCAGACGTGATTCTGTGGAGGCAGAAGAATGTGACTTTGGTGATACTGTTAGTAACTCTATCTGTTTGGCTGGTGTTTGAGAAGTCTGGTTACACTCTGCTATCACTTGCATCCAGTGTTCTTCTCCTCCTCATCacaactctctttctctgggctAAATCCGCCGCCGTTCTTAACCG ACCAGCTCCTCCCCTGCCTGAATTGCATTTATCGGAAGAAATGGCAAACGAAATGGCATCTTTCATCCGCATTCGTTTAAACGCTTTGCTCTCGGGTTTCCAAAATATTTCTCTGGGAAAGGACTCGAGATTGTTCTTCAAAGTAGCTACATCTCTCTTGGTGATCTACTTTGTTGGCGGCTTGACTGATTTCCTTACTTTGAGCTACACCA GTCTCGTCATTGTTCTAACAATTCCGGCGCTCTACGAGAGGTGTGAGGATTATGTGGACAAATATGTGATGATGGGGTACAGGAAGTTGCTGCAGTTGTATGTTAAGCTAGATTATGAGTATGTAAGCAGATTTCAAAACGAGGATTTGGTGAAGAAGAAATTAAGTTGA